CGTTGGCGGCTTCATGGGTGACACCGTCGTCGATCAGAAGGGCGTGGAGGTTCTCTCCAAGCTGCCGACCCTCGACGAAATCCGCAGCCAGCTCATCGGCCTGCTCAACGCCCCGGCGACCAAGATCGCCGCCGTCGTTCAAGCGCCCGCCGGTCAACTGGCCCGCGTGTTCAACGCCTACGCCACCAAGGACGCCGCGTAAGCGGACCCGTCTTTCATCTCTGCACTCTCTGAACCTCATCCTCCGAAGGAAAACTGACAATGGCCGACCTCGCCAAGATCGTCGAAGACCTGTCCGCGCTTACCGTTCTGGAAGCCGCTGAACTCTCCAAGCTGCTGGAAGAAAAGTGGGGCGTCAGCGCCGCTGCTCCGGTCGCCATGGCCATGCCGGCCGGCGGCGGCGCCGCTCCGGCTGAAGCCGCTGAAGAGCAAACCGAGTTCACCGTTGTCCTGCTGGACGGCGGCGACAAGAAGATCAACGTCATCAAGGAAGTCCGCGGCGTCCGTTCGGACCTGGGTCTGAAGGAAGCCAAGGACCTGGTCGAAGGCGCTCCGCAGAACGTCGTTGAGAACGTCTCCAAGCAACAAGCCGACGAAGTCGCCAAGAAGCTGACCGAAGCCGGCGCCAAGGTCCAGGTCAAGTAAGACCGACGACCTTCGGCCTATGCTGAAGATCAAGAAGCCCCGGAGGGAAACCTCCGGGGCTTTTTTTGTGCGTGGGTCACAATCCCGCTGCCGCAACGAAGACGCCGGCCCCGACATGTGGCGCTCTGACGGTTCACCAAAGGCCGCTTCCGACCCTGAGCGGAAGTTCCATGCGCCTGCTTTTGAGCGAGCCGGTTGGGCGTGCTCCCGGTCGGTAAAGCAGCAACACACAACCGCTTGACGACGGAACACACTGAAGGCCTTCTTCGGCGAACAGAGGGATGCCAATGATAAGATCAGCAATGTTTGCCACCTTCGTCGCTGTGTGCGCCCTCAACTCCGGATGCCAACCAGCGCCCCAGAAGGTGGAGACGGCCAATCAGGTGGCCGCGCCGCGCATCCTGGCGTCCTCGGACATTGAGGCCGGACGCTATCGCGTCGCCACCAGCGGCTGCAACGACTGCCATACCCCGATGTACGCCCGCACAAACGGCGCGCAGCCACCTGAATCCGAATGGCTGAGAGGCAGCTCCGAGCCGCATACGGGTCCGTGGGGCACGAGCTACGGTAAGAACCTCCGCCTCACGGTCGCCGAGAACACTGAGGACGAGTGGGTAGAGTTGCTGAGCACCGGCTCAAGCCTCCCCCCGATGCCATGGCCGAGCGTGCGTAACATGTCGGACTACGACAAGCGCGCCATCTACCGTTACATCAGGTCCTTGCCTGGTGTCATCGGTGAGCCCTCGCCGGCACCCTTGCCTCCGGGCGTTACACCGCCTCGCGGCTAAGCGTCGCCAGGAACGAAATGGGCCAGCGGAGCGTCACATGCGAGTTGTCTCGGTGGGACGCTGTATGTCCGCTTCCCCCCAAGATAGACGCCGGGAACGTCCGCTCTCGGCTCCAGTCTATCCGCTCACTCGCGCACGCGTCCGGCGAAGAAGGTCCACATGGCGTCGTTGTCGGCGACCCAACTATGGCCGCCGCCGCGGGTGATGCGGGCGAGGACGTCGGCGGCGGAGCGGCAGGCGGTGTAGCCTTCCTCGTAGACGTCGGGGGTGATCCAGCGGGTCGGGCGGACTTCGTTGCAGCCGTTCAGCTGGGCCCAGCGCTGTTCGGCGGCGTGCATGGCGTAGCGCCAATAGCCGGCGCCGCCCCCGTTGACCGGATTGGTGGTGTCGGCGTCGCCGGCGAAGGCGAGGACCGGCACGGGCCGCGATGGGCGGCAGGTGCGGGGATCGGGGCGGGCTGGGTCGTCTTCGTCGGGACGGCCGGCGCGCAGGCCCACCACCGGCGCGATGGCGGCGAAGCGGTCGGCGGCGGCGCACGCCAGCCAGGAGGCCATGCGGCCGCCGCCCGACAGACCGGTGACATAGACGCGCGACCGGTCCACGCACCCTTGCGCCGCCAGATCGTCGATGGCGGCCTTCAGATAGGCCGTGTCGTCCGCATCGCCGGGACCGGGGACCTTTCCGGTGACGGTCGGCACGCCAGGGATGTTCCAGACAAAGCCGCGCTCGACCGGAATGCCGGCGTCGGGCGCCGCGACGATGAAGCCGTGGCGGTCGGCGGTTTCGGCCAGGCGAGAGTCGCGCAGGATGTCGACGCCCGTCCCGCCGCTGCCGTGCAGCACGAACACCAGCGGCGCAGGCGCGGCCGGATCGAGACTGCGCGGCAGGTGCAGCAGGAGGGGACGGCCGGCGCGGCCGATCTCCACCCGCTGCGCCGATCCTGCCGGCGCGAGATCGCACACCGCCCGCGCCGCCGCCGGGCTCCAGAGGAACAGCAGCAGAAGCGCGGGCAGCAGGCGCAGGGCGGCAGGCATCAACGGCGACGAGGAGCCAGGATGTCACCGAGGTAGTCGCGCGAGCCTTCGATCCGCTCCAGGCGCGGGTAGCGCAGGCCCTCGTGGTAGGGGAGGGCGACGGTGCGGAATCGCTCCCCATTCTTCAGGATCAGGCGAATGGGCTCCGATCCGCCCTTGGCGGTCGTCACCGCGTCGCGCAGCGCCTTGGGCGAGGCGGCCATGTCGTTGACGGCCACCAGCTCCCAACCCGCGCCAAGGCCCTGTTCGAACGCCAGACCGCCCCAGCGAACGCCGGTGATGCGGTTGGTCGGCCCCGCCAGCGAGAAACCCAGCGAATACTGGAAGTCGTTCTCCCAAGTCGAGTTGATCTTCTTTTCGGCGTCGGACGGCGTATCGACATAGGCTAGGCGGTAGCCGCCGCGCTCCAGCCCGTCGAGGAACGGCGGGGCGTTGACCGCATCCAGGCGGGTGCGCAGGAAGGTCGCCCAATCGTGCGGATGCACGGCGTTGAGCGCGGCAACGACGTCCTCGAACGTATAGCCCTGCGGCAACCAGCCCTCGGCTTCGACGCCGAAGAAGCGTTTGGCGAAGTCGTCGAGTGACTTGCGGCCCCGCGTCTCGGCCCGGATCAGGGTGTCGGCGTCCAGCCAGATCAGGCCGGATTCGCGATAGTAGTCGGTGCCGCGCGCAAAGGTCGGATAGGGGTTCGGCGCGCGATAGCCGAGGATCGGGGTGTTGGTGGTGTCCTGGAGCGGGCGCCACTGACGACCCGCCTGGTTCTGGTAGGAGGCGGCGACGCCGGCCAGCACCGCCAGCGCCTCCTCCTTGGACACGAAGCCGGAGCGCGCGGTCAGGACGTCGCCCCAATACTGCGTCTGGCCCTCATAGACCCACAAGAGGCTGTTGGTCGTGGGCACGTTGTAGTTCGGGAACATCTGGTCCGCCGGGCGGCGGAACTTGCCGTTCCAGGAGTGGACGTATTCGTGCGGGATCACCGCCAGATCGCCGTAGGGCACCTTGCCCTCGCCGGTGAAATAGCCGGTGGCGACGGTGTTCTCCGAACTGCGGTGATGCTCCAGCCCGACATCGCCCAGAGTGTCGGTGACGCCGACCAGGAAGGTGTAGTGGTCGAAGTGGCGCTCGCCGCCGAACAGGCGGTCGGCCTGGACCACCAGGGCCTCCATCTGATCGACGCGGGCGTCGCCGCCTTCCAGCTGGATCGGCTTGTCCGCCACCACCGTCGCGCGCACGGGCTGGTCGCCGCCGCCGAGCGCGATCTCGCGGAAGTTGATCCCCGCGAACATGGGGCTGTCGACCAGGGTATAGAGGTCAGTCTGAGCGAAGCGCGCCAGGTCGTTGTCGAAGGACGCGGTCTCCAGCGCCACGCCGTAGCGCCAGCCGACCGGCAGCTTGACGCTGGGGACGACGGCGATGCCCTTGGCGTTGTAGCCTGCAGGGTAGAGGAGCGCCTTTTCCCACTGCAGGTTCAGCATCTCGGGCGTCTGCAGCCGGCGGCCCTGACCCTCGCCGGTGGGCGTCAGGGCGGTGAAGGCGACGTCGAGCTGGGTCGCGCCCTGCGGAACCTCGAGGTGGAAGGCCCAGGGATCGACCGGATCGCGCAGCCACTGCAGCGGCTGGCCGTTCGCCGTGATCGTCAGGCCGGTCAGCATCGAGATCGGACCGGTCGGCGCGTGGTTGCCCGGCAGGAACTTGGGATAGAGCAGGGTGACTGAACCGGCCGAGACAGGGATCGTCTGGGTGACGTTCATCAGGCCGCGATCCACGTCGGAGGCGTCGACGTTCAGCGTGATCACGCCGGGATAGCTGGCGCTTGTCGGGGCCGGGATCGGCGGGACGGCGCGCGGCAGGGCCGCCGGGGCGATGACGTCGGCCGTGTTCGGCTGCTGCTGGGCGATGGCGTGGCCGGACACGCTGGTCATCAGCAGGGCGAGGCAGGCGGCGGTCAGGCGAGTGCGCGTCATCGATGAGTCCGGACAAAAAGAGAGGCGCGCAACCTCGGCTGCGCGCCTCCCTTACGTCAAGGTCGATGATGCGATGGTCTAGCGCCGTCGGGGCGTCAGAATGTCGCCGAGCCGGTCGGGCGCGCCGGCGATGCGCTCGAGCCGCGGGTAGCGGAGGCCGTCGTGGTAGTCGATGCGGACGGTGCGGTAGCGGTCGGCGTCCTTGAGGATCAGCTCCACCGCCGTGTTCGGGTCCTTGGCGGCCGTGATGGCGGCGGAGATCGCCTCGGCCGACGCCGCCTGTCCGTTCACCGCAACGATCTCCATGCCGATGGCCAGGCCGGCCTGGAAGGCGGGGCTGTTCCACTGGACGCTGCGGATCACATTGCCTTCGCCGGTCTGGACGCCCAGCGAATAGGTGAAGTCGTTGCGCTTGTATTCGCCGTAGAGGGTCTTCTGCCAGTCGCTGGGCGTTTCGGCATACACCAGCCGGTAGCCGCCGCGCGTGAGCCCATCCAGCGGGGCGCCCGGCCCGTGACCGTCCAGGCGGGTGCGCAGGAAGTCGGCCCAGTCGTGGGCGACCACGCCGTTCAGGGTGCGGACCACGTCCTCGAAGGTGTAGGGCGCGGGCGTGTAGTCGCCGTCCTCGACGCCGAAAAAGGCGCGGGCGAAGTCGTCCAGCGACTTGCGGCCGCCCGACCGCTCGCGGATCAGGGTATCCACGTCCAGCCAGATCAGCTGGCCTTCCGAATAGTAGTCCTCGTCCCGCTGCCACGACAGCCAACCCTTGGGCTGGCGCTGGCTGATGATCGGGTCGTTGGTCGTGTCCTGCATGGCGCGCCACTGACGGCCGACTCGGGTGTCAAAGGTGGCGGCGGTCATGGCCAGGCTGTCCAGCGCCTGCTGCTTGCTGGTCAGGCCCGAGCGGGCGGCCAGCACCTGGCCGAAATACTGGGTCTGGCCTTCGTAGACCCACAGAAGGCTGTTCTGCAGCGGCGTGTTGAGGTTGGGGACCAACTGGTCCGCCGGCCGGCGCCACTTGCCGTCCCAGGAGTGGTTGTACTCGTGCGCCAGCAGGTCCCGATCACCGAAATGGGTGGCCCAGCCGGTGAAGAACTCGGGATCGACCGAGTTCTCGGAGGAGCGGTGATGCTCAAGGCCGATGCCGCCGAGCTTGTCGGTCATGGCGATCAGGAAGTCGTAGTGGTCGAAGTGGCGCGCGCCGTAGAGGCGATCGGCCTGGGTGATCAGGTTGCGCAGGATGTCGATCTGCTCGTCGGTGGCCTCCAGGCTCTCGGGCTTGTCGGCGACGATGTTGGCGCGAACGGGCGAGCGGCCGTTCGGATCCAGGTCGATCTGGCGATAGTGGACGCCGGCGAACATCGGGCTGTCGACCAGAACCTCCAGGTTCACGGGCTTGAAAGTGGTGGCCGCTCCGGACGCGCTTTCCGGCTCCAGCGCCGTGCCGAAGCGCCAGCCGTCGGGCAGGGTGACGCTGGGCTGGACCGTGATGTTCCGCGACCAGCGGCCGGCGGGATACAGCAGCATCTTCTCCCACTGGATGTTCAGCATCTCGGCCGTCATGGTGACGCGACCCTGACTGGCGGTCGTGGGCGACAGGTGCTGGAAGCGGGCCGTGATCTCGGTCGCGCCCTGCGGCACGTCGAGGTGGAAGGCGAAGGGATGCAGGGTGTCGCGCACCCACTCGACCCGCTGGCCGTTGGCGGTGATCTCCAGCCCCGCCAGCTGGGCGATCGGCCCGACGGGGCCGTGGTTGCCGGGCAGCCACTCAGGGAAGAACAGCACCAGCGGACCGGAACGCTCGACCGGGATGGTCTCCGTGACGTCGAAGATGCGGCGGTTCAGGTCAGTGGCGTTCACCTGCAGCCGCACCACGCCCGGCCAGGGCGCGTCCTGGACCTGCGGCAGCGGCGGCAGCGCGACGGGAAGGGCAGGACCGGCGATGGCCGGGGAGGGCGCGGTCGCCTGCGCCAGGGCCGGCGGGGCGAGCGGGGACAGGACGATCAGGCTGGCTGCGCCAAGCAGCGCAAGACGGGCAGGAAACAAGGCGGGCTCCGCGGGGAGGCTGGGGGAAGGTGCGACCCTCCGCCGCAGGGCGCCCCGCGTCAAGCGTCAGTCGCCCAGTGCGTCCAGCAGGGCGCGATGAAAGCGCGTGGGATCCTCGATCTGCGGCGCATGCCCAAGATCCTCGAACTCCACCAGGGTCGCGTTGGGAATGGCCTCGGCCGTGCGGCGGCCAAGCAACGGATAATCGCCCAGACGCGCCTGAATCTCGGGCGAGGCGCGATTCGCGCCCGGCGCCGTCCGATCGGTCTGACCGATGATCAGGGTGGTGGGCGCGGCGATGCGGCCGAGTTCGTGCACAACCGGCTGGGTGAAGATCATGTCGGAGGTCTGCGCCTGGTTCCAGGCGACGCTTTCGCGTCCCAAACCCATGTACATGCCGGCCAGCATCTCGACGGGCGCGTCATAATCGGGCTTCCAGTCGCCGTCGTAGTAGAACCTGCGTTGGTACGCCTTGATGCTGTCGAGGCTGGTCTTCAGCTCGGTTTCATAGGCGGCGTCGAGCGGCGAATAGGGCACGCCCTCGGCCTGCCAGTCCTCCAGCCCGATTGGATTGACCAGCACCAGCCGCTCGACCGCTTCCGGATGCTGGATGGCGAAGCGCGCACCCAGCATGCCGCCCATGGAATGGCCGACGATCACCGCGCGCTCGACCTCCGCATGGGTCATCAGGGCGCGGGTGTTGGCCGCCAGTTGCGCTAGGCTGAACTGATAACCTTGCGGCTTGGAAGCCTTGCAGAACCCGATCTGATCAACGGCGAGGACGCGAAAACCTGCCTGCGACAGCACCTCGATCGTCGGCGCCCAGGTGGCGGCGCAGAAGTTCTTGCCGTGCAGCAGCACAACCGTGCCGCCGTTCGCAGGGGCGCTGGGCGCCACGTCCATATAGGTCATCTCCAGCGGCTGGCGCTGCGAGGTGAAGGCGAAGGTCCTGACCGGGTGCGGGTAGTCGTAGCCTTCGAGACGAGGCCCGTAGGCGGGGCGGTCCTGCGCGGACGCGGCGGTCGCGGACAGAAGGGCGCAGGACAGGGCGATGGCGGCGGAGAAGCGATGCGTCATGACCGCCGAAGCGTAAGCCACCGCAGCCGGTTCCGCCCTGCGGCGAAGCGTCAGCAGTCTTCCAGGGCAATGTCGGGGGACAGGATCGTCACCGCCTCGTCAAACCCGAGAGTGAAGACAACCTGGCCGCTGCGATCTTCGGCCTCGATGCGAAAACGCAGATCCAGCCGGCCTTCCTTGATGTCCCAGGACATGGTGTCGCGCGCGTCGTGCAG
The genomic region above belongs to Brevundimonas sp. PAMC22021 and contains:
- a CDS encoding M61 family metallopeptidase produces the protein MFPARLALLGAASLIVLSPLAPPALAQATAPSPAIAGPALPVALPPLPQVQDAPWPGVVRLQVNATDLNRRIFDVTETIPVERSGPLVLFFPEWLPGNHGPVGPIAQLAGLEITANGQRVEWVRDTLHPFAFHLDVPQGATEITARFQHLSPTTASQGRVTMTAEMLNIQWEKMLLYPAGRWSRNITVQPSVTLPDGWRFGTALEPESASGAATTFKPVNLEVLVDSPMFAGVHYRQIDLDPNGRSPVRANIVADKPESLEATDEQIDILRNLITQADRLYGARHFDHYDFLIAMTDKLGGIGLEHHRSSENSVDPEFFTGWATHFGDRDLLAHEYNHSWDGKWRRPADQLVPNLNTPLQNSLLWVYEGQTQYFGQVLAARSGLTSKQQALDSLAMTAATFDTRVGRQWRAMQDTTNDPIISQRQPKGWLSWQRDEDYYSEGQLIWLDVDTLIRERSGGRKSLDDFARAFFGVEDGDYTPAPYTFEDVVRTLNGVVAHDWADFLRTRLDGHGPGAPLDGLTRGGYRLVYAETPSDWQKTLYGEYKRNDFTYSLGVQTGEGNVIRSVQWNSPAFQAGLAIGMEIVAVNGQAASAEAISAAITAAKDPNTAVELILKDADRYRTVRIDYHDGLRYPRLERIAGAPDRLGDILTPRRR
- a CDS encoding M61 family metallopeptidase; this encodes MTRTRLTAACLALLMTSVSGHAIAQQQPNTADVIAPAALPRAVPPIPAPTSASYPGVITLNVDASDVDRGLMNVTQTIPVSAGSVTLLYPKFLPGNHAPTGPISMLTGLTITANGQPLQWLRDPVDPWAFHLEVPQGATQLDVAFTALTPTGEGQGRRLQTPEMLNLQWEKALLYPAGYNAKGIAVVPSVKLPVGWRYGVALETASFDNDLARFAQTDLYTLVDSPMFAGINFREIALGGGDQPVRATVVADKPIQLEGGDARVDQMEALVVQADRLFGGERHFDHYTFLVGVTDTLGDVGLEHHRSSENTVATGYFTGEGKVPYGDLAVIPHEYVHSWNGKFRRPADQMFPNYNVPTTNSLLWVYEGQTQYWGDVLTARSGFVSKEEALAVLAGVAASYQNQAGRQWRPLQDTTNTPILGYRAPNPYPTFARGTDYYRESGLIWLDADTLIRAETRGRKSLDDFAKRFFGVEAEGWLPQGYTFEDVVAALNAVHPHDWATFLRTRLDAVNAPPFLDGLERGGYRLAYVDTPSDAEKKINSTWENDFQYSLGFSLAGPTNRITGVRWGGLAFEQGLGAGWELVAVNDMAASPKALRDAVTTAKGGSEPIRLILKNGERFRTVALPYHEGLRYPRLERIEGSRDYLGDILAPRRR
- a CDS encoding cytochrome c, whose translation is MFATFVAVCALNSGCQPAPQKVETANQVAAPRILASSDIEAGRYRVATSGCNDCHTPMYARTNGAQPPESEWLRGSSEPHTGPWGTSYGKNLRLTVAENTEDEWVELLSTGSSLPPMPWPSVRNMSDYDKRAIYRYIRSLPGVIGEPSPAPLPPGVTPPRG
- a CDS encoding alpha/beta fold hydrolase; the protein is MTHRFSAAIALSCALLSATAASAQDRPAYGPRLEGYDYPHPVRTFAFTSQRQPLEMTYMDVAPSAPANGGTVVLLHGKNFCAATWAPTIEVLSQAGFRVLAVDQIGFCKASKPQGYQFSLAQLAANTRALMTHAEVERAVIVGHSMGGMLGARFAIQHPEAVERLVLVNPIGLEDWQAEGVPYSPLDAAYETELKTSLDSIKAYQRRFYYDGDWKPDYDAPVEMLAGMYMGLGRESVAWNQAQTSDMIFTQPVVHELGRIAAPTTLIIGQTDRTAPGANRASPEIQARLGDYPLLGRRTAEAIPNATLVEFEDLGHAPQIEDPTRFHRALLDALGD
- a CDS encoding PHB depolymerase family esterase, with the translated sequence MPAALRLLPALLLLFLWSPAAARAVCDLAPAGSAQRVEIGRAGRPLLLHLPRSLDPAAPAPLVFVLHGSGGTGVDILRDSRLAETADRHGFIVAAPDAGIPVERGFVWNIPGVPTVTGKVPGPGDADDTAYLKAAIDDLAAQGCVDRSRVYVTGLSGGGRMASWLACAAADRFAAIAPVVGLRAGRPDEDDPARPDPRTCRPSRPVPVLAFAGDADTTNPVNGGGAGYWRYAMHAAEQRWAQLNGCNEVRPTRWITPDVYEEGYTACRSAADVLARITRGGGHSWVADNDAMWTFFAGRVRE
- the rplL gene encoding 50S ribosomal protein L7/L12 → MADLAKIVEDLSALTVLEAAELSKLLEEKWGVSAAAPVAMAMPAGGGAAPAEAAEEQTEFTVVLLDGGDKKINVIKEVRGVRSDLGLKEAKDLVEGAPQNVVENVSKQQADEVAKKLTEAGAKVQVK